A genomic window from Pirellulales bacterium includes:
- the xylA gene encoding xylose isomerase, translating into MAAFPEITKIRYEGPTSKNPLAFHHYNPDEIVEGKAMKDHFRFSVAYWHTFRGAGADPFGPGTAVRPWEAPVDSVENAINRVRVAFEFMEKLGVPFYCFHDRDVAPEGATLAESNKNLDAVAKVLKEEQQRTGIKLLWGTANLFSNPRYVHGAATSPNADAFAFAAAQVKKALEVTKELGGDGYTFWGGREGYQNLWNTEMKREVDHLARFMHMSVDYADQIGFKGQFYFEPKPKEPTKHQYDFDVAACINFLRAYGLEKHIKMNIEANHATLAGHSMHHELEYAAMQGFLGSVDANYGDLMLGWDTDQFPTDIYLTTQIMLVLLKYGGFTKGGLNFDAKVRRESFEPVDLFHAHIGGMDAFARGLKIAAAIRADGRLNELLKSRYSSWDSGVGAEIESGKANFKSLEAYMLKKGDATPNTSGRQEMIENLINTFV; encoded by the coding sequence ATGGCCGCATTCCCCGAAATTACGAAGATCCGCTACGAAGGCCCCACCTCGAAGAATCCGCTCGCCTTCCACCATTACAACCCTGACGAGATCGTCGAGGGGAAGGCGATGAAGGACCACTTCCGCTTTAGCGTCGCCTATTGGCATACCTTCCGCGGTGCGGGGGCGGATCCGTTTGGGCCGGGCACGGCCGTACGCCCCTGGGAAGCGCCGGTTGATTCCGTCGAAAACGCAATCAACCGCGTCCGCGTGGCCTTTGAATTCATGGAAAAGCTGGGGGTCCCCTTCTACTGCTTCCACGATCGCGACGTAGCGCCCGAGGGGGCAACACTGGCCGAGTCGAACAAGAACCTCGACGCCGTGGCCAAGGTGCTGAAGGAAGAGCAGCAGCGGACCGGCATCAAGTTGCTATGGGGAACGGCGAACCTGTTCAGCAATCCTCGCTACGTACACGGCGCCGCGACCAGCCCCAATGCCGACGCCTTTGCCTTTGCCGCGGCTCAGGTCAAAAAAGCTCTGGAAGTCACCAAGGAGTTGGGGGGTGATGGCTACACGTTCTGGGGCGGCCGCGAAGGCTATCAGAACCTGTGGAATACCGAAATGAAGCGCGAGGTCGACCATCTGGCCCGCTTTATGCACATGTCGGTCGATTATGCCGACCAAATTGGCTTCAAGGGGCAGTTCTATTTCGAACCAAAGCCGAAGGAACCGACCAAGCACCAGTACGATTTCGACGTCGCGGCCTGCATCAACTTCTTGCGCGCCTACGGCCTGGAGAAGCACATCAAGATGAACATCGAGGCCAACCATGCCACCCTGGCCGGCCATTCGATGCACCACGAACTGGAATATGCCGCGATGCAGGGCTTTCTCGGCTCGGTCGACGCCAACTACGGTGACCTGATGCTGGGCTGGGACACGGACCAATTCCCGACCGACATTTATCTCACGACGCAGATCATGCTGGTGCTGCTGAAGTACGGCGGTTTCACCAAGGGTGGGTTGAACTTCGACGCCAAAGTGCGGCGAGAAAGCTTCGAGCCGGTCGATCTGTTCCACGCTCACATCGGCGGAATGGACGCCTTCGCCCGTGGGTTGAAGATCGCCGCGGCGATTCGGGCCGATGGCCGCTTGAACGAGCTCTTGAAGAGCCGGTACAGCAGTTGGGACTCGGGCGTGGGCGCCGAGATCGAGTCCGGCAAGGCCAACTTCAAATCGCTCGAGGCGTACATGCTCAAGAAGGGGGATGCCACGCCGAACACTAGTGGCCGGCAGGAAATGATCGAGAACCTGATCAATACCTTCGTATAG
- a CDS encoding PEP-CTERM sorting domain-containing protein, whose protein sequence is MNRGISRKTISILSALAVVLSIVATAQATPLSTLLAPGQSIVVGSLTFDDFTYLGTGDMPTAANINVAPYTTGDAGLTFQGAFLDFAGGSGSNGTIGYRVTSAAGTVISDAALFGNPNVVIGPGTITVAQSFTPNVGALSIFSNSSPGPVQLTDSTALSSSVTSVTVQDLLQASATNGAATLSFFTPTFHVTRVPEPASALLLALGVLGVGVGRVVRRNVKSQETCK, encoded by the coding sequence ATGAATCGGGGCATTTCGCGTAAAACGATCAGCATTCTCTCGGCATTGGCCGTGGTGCTGTCGATCGTTGCTACTGCACAGGCGACGCCGCTCTCGACGCTCCTGGCCCCGGGGCAGAGTATTGTCGTCGGCAGCCTGACGTTCGATGACTTTACCTACCTCGGCACCGGCGACATGCCCACGGCCGCGAATATTAATGTCGCTCCATACACGACGGGTGACGCTGGCTTGACGTTCCAGGGCGCGTTCCTCGATTTCGCGGGGGGCAGCGGATCCAACGGCACGATCGGCTATCGCGTGACCTCGGCTGCGGGCACGGTGATCTCGGATGCCGCGTTGTTCGGCAACCCGAACGTGGTCATCGGCCCTGGCACGATCACGGTTGCGCAGTCGTTTACGCCGAACGTCGGAGCGCTCAGTATCTTCAGTAATTCATCGCCTGGCCCGGTCCAATTGACTGACAGCACGGCGCTAAGTTCGTCCGTGACGAGCGTGACCGTGCAAGATCTCTTGCAGGCGTCCGCGACCAACGGCGCGGCAACGTTGTCCTTCTTCACGCCGACCTTTCACGTGACGCGCGTTCCCGAGCCGGCCAGTGCGCTGCTGTTGGCCCTTGGCGTTTTGGGAGTAGGTGTCGGACGTGTGGTCCGCCGCAATGTAAAAAGCCAAGAGACTTGTAAGTAA
- a CDS encoding GNAT family N-acetyltransferase: MAVDTAKLLGRRIKSGGADCTKGKCAHNLADSRAAASESTTHAAATVHNHVFLATQLPAMTQFLDIHLATDDERCRAHENCHDVWSLGLTLTEHVARREKSALHRRAHWIVGCLGGKVVAALASHPVRFWLHGRSFPGIGIASVHTLDAYRGQGIAPRMIRWAESHEQQAGARISTLFCDIDPRYYERLGYTLCPAHIGWASTDSANPGVNAVAGWRLVAVPAGEEFARRVPRLASLYDSDHGQRPLAVDRTADYWEHLAARQPTAEHFWLLDPTGQTVGYAWLRQAKLDLLIDDQAVLAGDAERREKLFRLVIEMAKGRALTRAGGWMPKASPAEALFAISRREDEITMVKSLDMSLSFDGAAIESADWWQEIDHV, translated from the coding sequence ATGGCAGTCGACACGGCGAAGCTCCTCGGGCGGCGAATAAAGTCTGGCGGTGCGGATTGCACCAAGGGGAAATGCGCCCACAATCTAGCCGACAGCCGCGCGGCTGCAAGCGAGTCGACGACACACGCTGCCGCGACGGTCCACAATCACGTTTTCCTGGCCACGCAATTGCCTGCCATGACGCAATTCCTCGATATTCATCTGGCCACGGACGACGAGCGCTGCCGCGCACACGAAAATTGCCACGATGTCTGGTCGCTGGGGCTGACACTGACTGAACATGTGGCGCGACGTGAGAAGTCCGCACTGCATCGTCGTGCCCACTGGATCGTCGGCTGCTTGGGCGGAAAGGTCGTGGCCGCGCTTGCCAGTCATCCCGTGCGCTTCTGGCTGCACGGGCGAAGCTTCCCAGGCATTGGAATTGCCTCGGTACATACGCTCGATGCTTATCGCGGCCAGGGGATCGCGCCGCGCATGATTCGCTGGGCGGAGTCGCACGAGCAACAGGCCGGGGCTCGCATCAGTACGCTCTTCTGCGATATCGATCCGCGCTATTACGAGCGATTGGGCTACACGCTTTGCCCGGCGCACATTGGTTGGGCGAGCACCGACAGTGCAAACCCTGGGGTGAACGCGGTGGCAGGATGGCGGCTGGTCGCGGTGCCAGCCGGCGAGGAATTCGCCCGGCGCGTTCCGCGGCTCGCGAGCTTATACGACAGTGATCATGGGCAGCGCCCTTTGGCCGTCGACCGAACGGCCGATTATTGGGAGCATCTGGCCGCCCGGCAGCCGACGGCCGAACATTTTTGGCTTCTCGATCCGACCGGCCAGACGGTGGGATACGCCTGGCTGCGGCAGGCCAAACTGGACCTGCTGATCGACGATCAGGCCGTTTTAGCGGGGGACGCCGAGCGACGCGAGAAGCTGTTTCGGCTGGTAATCGAAATGGCAAAGGGACGGGCGTTAACCCGAGCGGGGGGATGGATGCCGAAAGCCTCGCCGGCGGAAGCTCTGTTTGCCATTTCTCGCCGCGAGGACGAGATCACGATGGTCAAATCGCTCGATATGAGTCTGTCTTTCGACGGGGCTGCCATCGAGTCGGCGGATTGGTGGCAAGAGATCGATCACGTTTGA
- a CDS encoding NADP-dependent oxidoreductase, giving the protein MSTAMNERILLATRPVGYPKESDFRLEQQPIEQPADGQFLVRVGYLSLDPYMRGRMSDAKSYATPVKPGEVMVGGGVGRVEASRHPKFAVGDFVVGPNFGWQTYAISNGAGITKVDLELAPISTALGVLGMPGLTAYFGLLEIGQPRPGETVLVSAASGAVGAVVGQIAKIAGCRVVGIVGSDEKAAYIRDELGFDAAVNYRTAPDLAKAIGEACPNGVDVYFENVGGEILDAAMRNLNHRARIPVCGMIAEYNLDKPAVGPRPGRMILVSRARMEGFLVFDFHDQYPQALAALGRWVREGKIKYREDVVDGLKNAPQAFIGLMQGKNFGKLLVRVAKLDR; this is encoded by the coding sequence GTGTCGACTGCCATGAACGAGCGTATTCTGTTGGCCACACGTCCGGTCGGTTACCCCAAGGAGAGTGATTTCCGGCTTGAACAACAACCGATCGAGCAGCCGGCCGACGGGCAGTTTCTCGTTCGCGTCGGTTACTTGTCATTGGACCCTTACATGCGCGGGCGCATGAGTGATGCCAAGAGTTACGCCACGCCTGTCAAACCGGGCGAAGTAATGGTCGGCGGCGGCGTGGGACGCGTCGAGGCGTCGCGCCATCCAAAGTTTGCTGTCGGTGATTTTGTCGTCGGACCGAATTTCGGTTGGCAAACATACGCCATCAGCAACGGGGCTGGCATTACGAAAGTCGATCTCGAGCTCGCGCCGATTTCAACGGCCCTAGGCGTCTTAGGCATGCCGGGACTGACGGCCTACTTCGGACTGCTCGAAATCGGACAGCCCCGGCCCGGTGAAACCGTCTTGGTCTCGGCAGCTTCGGGCGCCGTGGGAGCAGTCGTTGGGCAAATCGCGAAGATCGCCGGTTGCCGCGTCGTGGGCATTGTTGGTTCGGACGAGAAAGCAGCCTACATCCGCGACGAACTCGGTTTCGACGCGGCGGTCAACTATCGGACCGCCCCGGACCTTGCGAAAGCGATCGGCGAGGCCTGCCCCAACGGTGTCGACGTCTACTTCGAAAATGTCGGCGGCGAGATTCTCGACGCCGCGATGCGCAATCTGAATCATCGGGCCAGAATCCCCGTCTGCGGCATGATCGCGGAATACAACCTCGACAAACCGGCAGTCGGCCCCAGGCCCGGCCGAATGATCCTGGTATCGCGGGCGCGGATGGAAGGATTTCTGGTGTTCGATTTCCACGATCAATACCCGCAGGCGCTCGCCGCGCTCGGTCGCTGGGTGCGGGAAGGCAAAATCAAATACCGCGAGGACGTCGTCGACGGCTTGAAGAACGCCCCGCAGGCGTTCATCGGGCTGATGCAGGGAAAGAATTTCGGCAAGCTGCTGGTGCGCGTGGCGAAGCTGGATAGGTGA
- a CDS encoding cupin domain-containing protein translates to MALPRAQLNQVIDVRPLGHGIATSPTSTLLTTESLELIRLVMPAGKKIPTHQVPGEITVQCLEGKIEFTAGDRSHELRAGEMLGLPGGCPHSLSAVEDATVLVTILLKK, encoded by the coding sequence ATGGCACTCCCTCGCGCACAGTTGAATCAGGTAATCGACGTTCGTCCGCTAGGGCACGGCATTGCGACTTCGCCGACGTCGACGTTATTGACAACAGAATCGCTCGAGTTGATCCGCCTGGTGATGCCGGCTGGCAAAAAGATCCCCACACATCAGGTGCCAGGCGAGATCACGGTGCAATGCCTGGAAGGAAAGATCGAATTCACCGCCGGCGATCGTTCGCACGAACTGCGTGCGGGCGAGATGTTGGGGCTGCCCGGCGGCTGTCCCCACTCGCTCTCAGCAGTCGAGGACGCCACGGTGTTGGTCACGATCCTGCTTAAGAAATGA
- a CDS encoding haloalkane dehalogenase, protein MKVLRTPDERFTNLPGYSYSPHYVEVKGLRMHYLDEGHGDPILCLHGAPSWCYLYRKMVPTLSREHRVVAPDLLGFGRSDKPTERSDYTYAFHHDTVAGFIEALDLRRITLVCQDWGGLIGLPLAVEMADRFAALVIMNTGLPTGEAPQTEAAKKSAAAFAAWRGFAETMTDLPVGFVIKGATKSKPSDEIVAAYEAPFPDATYKAGAAKFPLLVPIAPTDEAAPVMQRTREALAKWNKPALVMFSDSDPITAGGDEFFRRLIPTAKNEPAITIRDAAHFLQEDKGEEIAENIRQFLARHKNA, encoded by the coding sequence ATGAAGGTTCTGCGCACGCCCGACGAACGGTTCACAAATCTGCCGGGGTATTCCTACTCGCCACATTACGTCGAGGTGAAGGGGCTGCGAATGCATTACCTCGACGAAGGGCACGGCGATCCCATTCTGTGCCTGCACGGCGCACCGTCGTGGTGCTACCTGTATCGCAAGATGGTGCCAACTCTGTCGCGCGAGCATCGCGTCGTCGCGCCGGACCTGCTGGGCTTCGGCCGTTCGGATAAGCCCACCGAACGATCCGACTATACGTACGCTTTTCATCACGACACCGTGGCCGGTTTCATCGAAGCGCTCGATCTGCGGCGCATCACGCTTGTCTGCCAGGATTGGGGTGGCCTGATTGGACTGCCGCTGGCCGTCGAGATGGCCGACCGTTTCGCGGCACTGGTGATCATGAATACCGGATTGCCGACAGGCGAAGCACCCCAGACCGAGGCCGCGAAGAAAAGCGCCGCGGCGTTCGCGGCCTGGCGTGGATTCGCCGAAACGATGACCGATCTGCCCGTCGGCTTTGTCATCAAGGGCGCGACGAAATCGAAACCCTCGGACGAAATCGTGGCCGCATACGAGGCGCCGTTTCCGGATGCCACGTACAAGGCCGGCGCGGCGAAGTTTCCGCTGCTGGTGCCGATCGCGCCGACGGATGAAGCAGCCCCCGTTATGCAACGAACGCGCGAGGCACTCGCGAAGTGGAACAAACCGGCGCTCGTGATGTTCTCGGACAGCGACCCAATCACGGCCGGTGGCGACGAGTTCTTCCGCCGCTTGATTCCCACGGCCAAGAACGAACCGGCCATCACGATCCGCGACGCGGCTCACTTTCTGCAGGAAGACAAGGGAGAAGAAATTGCCGAAAATATCCGGCAATTCTTGGCGCGCCACAAGAACGCCTGA